A genomic region of Pseudomonas sp. RSB 5.4 contains the following coding sequences:
- a CDS encoding CAP domain-containing protein — MRFMPSVLRFATLSVGLVVAASAMAADESQLIESINNYRSQPQRCGSQASNELPPLSADPRLRLPASGAVDLQQAMASASYPMVNVQAITLNGPRDAASAMKAIEESFCQVVLDPQFVDVGVSRADRDWRIVLARPLLSAKLGDAQAEGQKLLEQVNVARAQPRQCGGQAFAAAGPLAWNASLGTISQDHSRDMANNNYFDHKDRDGRTPGDRAELAGYSGQLVGENIAAGQDTVRKVVDGWLASPGHCANLMNPQYKELGAAYATDPKSSAGIYWTAMFGAQ; from the coding sequence ATGCGCTTCATGCCATCCGTCTTGCGTTTTGCCACGCTGTCCGTGGGTCTGGTCGTGGCCGCCTCGGCCATGGCTGCCGACGAGTCGCAACTGATCGAGTCGATCAACAACTATCGCAGTCAGCCGCAGCGCTGCGGCAGCCAGGCGTCCAACGAACTGCCACCGCTGTCGGCCGATCCACGGCTGAGACTGCCGGCCAGCGGTGCGGTCGATCTGCAACAGGCCATGGCCAGCGCCAGTTACCCGATGGTCAATGTGCAGGCGATTACGCTCAACGGCCCACGGGATGCGGCATCGGCGATGAAGGCGATTGAGGAAAGTTTCTGTCAGGTGGTGCTGGACCCGCAGTTCGTCGATGTCGGGGTCAGCCGCGCCGATCGCGACTGGCGAATCGTGCTGGCGCGACCGTTGCTCTCGGCGAAGCTCGGTGATGCGCAGGCTGAAGGCCAGAAGTTACTCGAGCAGGTCAACGTGGCCCGCGCCCAGCCACGCCAATGCGGCGGGCAAGCCTTTGCTGCTGCCGGGCCATTGGCCTGGAACGCGAGCCTGGGCACGATCTCACAGGATCACAGCCGCGACATGGCCAACAACAACTACTTCGACCACAAGGACCGCGACGGCCGCACCCCGGGCGACCGCGCCGAACTGGCCGGCTACAGCGGGCAACTGGTCGGCGAGAACATCGCTGCCGGCCAAGACACCGTGCGCAAGGTCGTCGACGGCTGGCTCGCCAGCCCCGGCCACTGCGCCAACCTGATGAACCCGCAATACAAAGAACTCGGCGCCGCCTACGCGACCGACCCAAAGAGCAGCGCCGGGATCTACTGGACGGCGATGTTTGGGGCGCAGTAA
- a CDS encoding DUF2474 domain-containing protein: MATIDSREVRSSRWYKRLGWLLLIWLGSVASLAVVASLLKLAMYAAGMRTH, encoded by the coding sequence ATGGCTACCATTGATTCGCGTGAGGTCAGATCCAGCCGCTGGTACAAGCGCCTGGGCTGGTTGTTGCTGATTTGGCTGGGCAGTGTAGCGTCACTCGCCGTGGTGGCGAGTCTGCTGAAACTGGCAATGTATGCAGCGGGAATGAGAACCCACTGA
- a CDS encoding LysR family transcriptional regulator, translated as MSAPDLNLLITLDVLLREGSVARAAHILRLSPSAMSRALARLRETTGDPLLVRAGRGLVPTPRALELRERVSRLVQEAEAVLRPAEVLDPGQLQRTFTLRNTDGFVETFAAALLARIAEEAPGVRLRFVQKADKDSTPLREGRVDLETGVVDDSTDPALHSRILFQDQWIGVVREGHPLSSGKISSKRFAGGQHILISRRGRSSGPVDEALLAAGLTRDIVTSFGGFSAALTLVRESDLIATVPERHTSKLRMGLHSFALPFRMPPISVSMLWHPRMDADPAHRWLRNCVREVCV; from the coding sequence ATGAGCGCCCCGGATCTGAACCTGTTGATCACCCTCGACGTGTTGTTGCGCGAAGGCAGCGTCGCGCGTGCCGCACACATTCTGCGGTTGAGCCCGTCAGCGATGAGCCGCGCCCTGGCCCGATTGCGCGAGACCACCGGCGATCCGCTGCTGGTGCGCGCCGGCCGAGGTCTGGTGCCGACCCCGCGTGCGCTGGAGTTGCGTGAGCGGGTCAGCCGCCTGGTGCAGGAAGCCGAGGCGGTGTTGCGCCCCGCCGAAGTGCTCGATCCCGGCCAGTTGCAGCGCACCTTCACCTTGCGCAACACCGACGGTTTTGTCGAAACCTTTGCCGCCGCGCTGCTCGCGCGCATTGCTGAAGAGGCCCCCGGCGTGCGCCTGCGCTTTGTGCAAAAAGCCGACAAGGACAGCACACCGCTGCGCGAAGGCCGGGTCGATCTGGAGACCGGTGTGGTCGACGACAGCACTGACCCGGCGCTGCACAGTCGCATCCTGTTTCAGGATCAGTGGATCGGTGTGGTGCGCGAAGGCCATCCATTGAGTTCGGGCAAGATCAGCAGCAAACGCTTTGCCGGCGGCCAGCACATTCTCATCTCACGACGCGGGCGCAGCAGCGGCCCGGTCGACGAGGCGCTGCTCGCCGCAGGACTGACCCGAGATATCGTCACTTCATTCGGCGGCTTTTCGGCGGCGCTGACACTGGTCCGCGAGTCAGACCTGATCGCCACCGTCCCGGAGCGTCACACCAGCAAGCTGCGCATGGGCCTGCACAGTTTTGCCCTGCCCTTCAGGATGCCGCCGATCAGCGTGTCGATGCTCTGGCACCCGCGCATGGACGCCGACCCCGCGCACCGCTGGCTGCGCAATTGTGTACGGGAAGTCTGCGTCTAG
- a CDS encoding murein L,D-transpeptidase catalytic domain family protein produces the protein MLTFLRRLLLTTATLVVVSSPAFAAGKPSPVLLTSLAHAAPELNPQALKGALNAMQCAINNGAKPSRHLAIIDYSQPSTARRLWIFDLSRQKLVLRDLVAHGSNSGENFATQFSNREGSYQSSLGLFRTQESYKGTHGYSLRMDGLEPGFNDMARDRAIVIHAADYVNPLWSKRQGRIGRSQGCPAVRPQVARQVIDKLKDGQFMFSWYPDQHWLKSSPYLNCQPQQVASILSTHAS, from the coding sequence ATGTTGACGTTTTTGCGCCGACTTTTGCTGACCACTGCGACTCTCGTCGTCGTGAGCAGCCCAGCTTTCGCCGCCGGCAAGCCATCGCCGGTTCTCTTGACCAGCCTCGCGCACGCCGCGCCGGAACTCAATCCCCAGGCGCTGAAAGGTGCCTTGAACGCTATGCAATGTGCGATCAACAACGGCGCGAAACCTTCCCGCCACCTGGCCATCATCGACTACTCGCAGCCCTCCACCGCCCGCCGGCTGTGGATCTTCGATTTGAGCAGACAGAAGCTGGTGCTGCGTGACCTGGTCGCCCACGGGTCCAATTCCGGGGAAAACTTCGCTACCCAGTTCTCCAACCGCGAAGGCAGTTACCAGTCCAGCCTCGGCCTGTTCCGCACGCAGGAAAGCTACAAGGGCACCCACGGTTATTCGCTGCGTATGGACGGTCTGGAGCCGGGTTTCAATGACATGGCCCGCGACCGCGCCATCGTGATCCACGCCGCCGACTACGTGAACCCGTTATGGAGTAAACGTCAGGGCCGTATCGGTCGCAGTCAGGGTTGCCCGGCGGTACGCCCGCAAGTGGCAAGGCAGGTGATCGACAAACTCAAGGACGGCCAGTTCATGTTCTCCTGGTACCCGGACCAGCACTGGCTGAAGTCTTCGCCGTACCTCAACTGCCAGCCACAGCAGGTGGCGAGTATCTTGAGCACCCACGCCAGTTGA
- a CDS encoding MFS transporter has protein sequence MPRTPLNTQTRWALTSLALSMLMPSLDTSIANAGLPTLAAAFDATFQQVQWIVLAYLLAVTTLIVSVGRLGDVFGRRRLLLIGIGIFTSASLCCALAPGLGWLIGARAVQGLGAAIMFALTVALVADAVPKTRAGSAMGLLATMSATGTSLGPSLGGLLIAHVGWPSIFVLNVPLGLLNAWLVYRYLPADRPTRSRVAFDYLGTAVLVLTLAVYALAMTLEGFTLILLLLSLCGAGLFIAVEMKAKAPLIRLSLFADSRLGSSLALTLLVTTVMMTTLVVGPFYLSRGLGLGSTVVGLALSVGPLLAACGGVPAGRMVDRFGARRVVPGALLGMVGGCSLLALLPMSFGLPAYLLTMALIASSYALFQAANNTGLMATVSQDQRGVVSALLGLSRNLGLITGAAVMGAVFALATGDPTQAAAEVIGRGLHSTFGVAAALMIMALIVNWRGCSRYSPPAVAGS, from the coding sequence ATGCCCCGAACTCCCTTGAACACTCAAACCCGCTGGGCGCTGACCAGTCTGGCGCTGTCGATGTTGATGCCGTCGCTGGACACCAGCATCGCCAACGCCGGATTACCGACTCTGGCGGCAGCGTTCGATGCGACGTTTCAACAGGTGCAGTGGATCGTGCTGGCGTACCTGCTGGCGGTCACCACGTTGATCGTCAGTGTCGGGCGCCTGGGCGATGTGTTCGGGCGGCGACGCCTGCTGCTGATCGGCATCGGCATTTTCACCAGTGCTTCGCTGTGCTGTGCGCTGGCGCCGGGGCTGGGCTGGTTGATCGGCGCACGGGCGGTGCAGGGCCTTGGCGCAGCGATCATGTTTGCCTTGACCGTGGCGCTGGTGGCGGATGCGGTACCCAAGACAAGGGCGGGCAGTGCGATGGGTTTGCTCGCCACCATGTCGGCCACCGGCACCAGCCTCGGGCCGTCGCTGGGTGGCCTGCTGATCGCGCATGTCGGCTGGCCGTCGATCTTTGTCCTCAACGTGCCATTGGGCTTGCTCAATGCGTGGCTGGTTTATCGCTATCTGCCGGCGGATCGGCCGACGCGGTCGAGGGTGGCGTTTGATTATCTCGGCACTGCGGTGTTGGTTTTGACCCTGGCGGTCTACGCGCTGGCGATGACACTGGAGGGATTCACCCTGATATTGCTGCTGCTCAGCCTGTGCGGCGCAGGCCTGTTTATCGCGGTCGAAATGAAAGCCAAGGCGCCGCTGATTCGTCTGTCGTTGTTCGCCGACTCGCGACTGGGCAGCAGCCTCGCGCTGACGTTGCTGGTGACGACGGTGATGATGACCACGCTGGTGGTCGGGCCGTTTTACCTGAGCCGTGGACTGGGACTGGGCAGCACCGTGGTCGGTCTGGCGTTGTCCGTCGGGCCGCTGCTGGCGGCGTGCGGGGGGGTGCCGGCCGGGCGTATGGTGGATCGCTTCGGCGCGCGGCGGGTGGTGCCGGGGGCGTTGCTCGGGATGGTTGGTGGTTGCAGTTTGTTGGCGCTGTTGCCGATGAGTTTCGGTCTGCCGGCGTATCTGCTGACGATGGCACTGATTGCCAGCAGTTACGCGTTGTTCCAGGCAGCGAACAATACCGGGTTGATGGCGACGGTCAGTCAGGATCAGCGCGGCGTGGTCTCGGCCTTGCTCGGGCTGTCGCGCAATCTGGGCTTGATCACCGGCGCGGCAGTCATGGGGGCGGTGTTTGCGCTGGCCACGGGAGACCCGACGCAAGCCGCGGCCGAGGTTATCGGCCGCGGCTTGCACAGCACGTTTGGTGTTGCAGCCGCGCTGATGATCATGGCCCTTATCGTCAACTGGCGTGGGTGCTCAAGATACTCGCCACCTGCTGTGGCTGGCAGTTGA
- the cydB gene encoding cytochrome d ubiquinol oxidase subunit II, with protein MGIQGIDLSLIWGVIIAFGVMMYVIMDGFDLGLGILFPLIPDEQERDVMMNTVAPVWDGNETWLVLGGAALYGAFPLAYGVILEALYLPLILMLCGLIFRGVAFEFRFKSSPQKRHWWDKAFIGGSLLATFSQGVVIGAYVSGIPVVDRQFAGGGLDWLAPFPLVCGVGLVVAYALLGSTWLLVKTEGMLESRMRLFTRPLAWLLTAMVVVIGAWTLKLHPELATRWSTSGHLMVFAGLVVLALLALFGLLRTLRQRHTHWPFVFTLVLMLLGYIGLALSIWPNIIPPSVSLWAAASPPSSQLFALIGALFILPVILMYTFWSYYVFRGKVRIGDGYH; from the coding sequence ATGGGTATTCAAGGTATCGATCTCTCGTTGATCTGGGGTGTGATCATCGCCTTCGGGGTGATGATGTACGTGATCATGGACGGCTTCGATCTGGGCCTGGGGATCCTGTTTCCGCTGATCCCCGATGAGCAGGAGCGCGACGTGATGATGAACACTGTCGCCCCGGTGTGGGACGGCAATGAAACCTGGCTGGTGCTCGGTGGTGCGGCGTTGTATGGCGCGTTTCCGCTGGCTTACGGGGTAATTCTGGAGGCGCTGTACCTGCCGCTGATCCTGATGCTCTGCGGGCTGATCTTCCGTGGCGTGGCGTTCGAGTTTCGCTTCAAGTCGTCGCCGCAAAAGCGTCACTGGTGGGACAAGGCGTTCATCGGCGGTTCGCTATTGGCGACATTCTCCCAGGGGGTGGTGATCGGCGCGTACGTGTCGGGCATTCCCGTGGTGGATCGGCAGTTTGCCGGCGGCGGCCTGGACTGGCTGGCGCCGTTCCCGCTGGTGTGCGGCGTCGGTCTAGTGGTGGCGTATGCGCTGCTGGGCAGCACTTGGTTGCTGGTCAAGACCGAAGGCATGCTCGAGTCGCGGATGCGTCTGTTCACCCGACCGCTGGCGTGGTTGCTGACGGCGATGGTGGTGGTGATTGGTGCGTGGACGCTGAAGCTGCACCCGGAGCTGGCCACTCGCTGGTCGACCAGCGGGCACTTGATGGTGTTCGCCGGGTTGGTGGTGCTGGCACTGCTGGCGTTGTTCGGGCTGCTGCGCACCTTGCGTCAGCGTCATACCCACTGGCCGTTCGTGTTCACTCTGGTGTTGATGCTGCTCGGTTACATCGGTCTGGCGCTGAGTATCTGGCCGAACATCATCCCGCCCTCGGTGAGCCTGTGGGCGGCGGCGTCTCCGCCTTCGAGCCAGTTGTTCGCCTTGATCGGCGCACTGTTCATCCTGCCGGTGATCCTGATGTACACCTTCTGGAGCTACTACGTATTCCGCGGCAAAGTGAGGATTGGCGATGGCTACCATTGA
- a CDS encoding cytochrome ubiquinol oxidase subunit I codes for MLNMEALDLARIQFAFTVSFHIIFPAITIGLASFLAVLEGLWLKTRNDTYRDLYHFWSKIFAVNFGMGVVSGLVMAYQFGTNWSGFSDFAGSITGPLLTYEVLTAFFLEAGFLGVMLFGWNRVGRGLHFFATVMVAIGTLISTFWILASNSWMQTPQGFEIVDGRVMPLDWLAIVFNPSFPFRLAHMAIAAFVATSFFVGASAAWHLLRGNNTAPVRKMFSMALWMALIVAPIQAVVGDAHGLNTLEHQPAKIAAIEGHWENADSGPTPLVLFGIPDMQAEKTQYALEIPYLGSLILTHSLDKQIPALRSFPKADRPNSTIIFWSFRVMAGLGMLMILVGVLGLALRRGGKLYQHRGFQRLVLLMGPSGLIALLAGWITTEVGRQPWVVYGLMRTHDAASHHSVAQMSTSLLLFVVIYCSVFTVGIGYMMKLVRKGPQPHHEHPPEGDQLQTPRRPISAATAPMKEH; via the coding sequence ATGCTCAACATGGAGGCACTGGACCTGGCGCGAATTCAATTCGCGTTCACGGTTTCGTTCCACATTATCTTCCCTGCGATCACCATTGGCCTGGCGAGTTTTCTTGCGGTACTCGAAGGCCTTTGGCTGAAAACCCGTAACGACACCTACCGCGATCTCTACCACTTCTGGTCGAAGATCTTTGCCGTCAACTTCGGCATGGGCGTGGTCTCGGGGCTGGTCATGGCGTACCAGTTCGGCACCAACTGGAGCGGCTTTTCGGACTTTGCCGGGAGCATCACCGGGCCGTTACTGACCTATGAGGTGCTGACTGCGTTCTTCCTTGAGGCCGGCTTCCTCGGGGTCATGCTGTTCGGCTGGAACCGCGTCGGTCGCGGCTTGCACTTCTTCGCCACGGTGATGGTTGCCATCGGCACGTTGATTTCAACGTTCTGGATTCTCGCGTCCAACAGCTGGATGCAGACCCCGCAGGGTTTCGAAATCGTCGACGGGCGGGTGATGCCGCTGGACTGGCTGGCGATCGTGTTCAACCCGTCGTTTCCGTTCCGACTGGCGCACATGGCGATTGCCGCGTTTGTCGCGACGTCGTTCTTCGTCGGTGCGTCGGCGGCCTGGCATTTGCTGCGCGGCAACAACACCGCGCCGGTGCGCAAGATGTTTTCCATGGCGTTGTGGATGGCACTGATCGTGGCGCCAATTCAGGCCGTGGTCGGTGACGCCCATGGCTTGAACACCCTGGAACATCAACCGGCGAAAATCGCCGCCATCGAAGGCCACTGGGAAAACGCCGACAGCGGCCCGACGCCGCTGGTGCTGTTCGGCATCCCCGACATGCAGGCGGAGAAGACCCAATATGCGCTGGAGATTCCGTACCTCGGCAGCCTGATCCTGACCCACAGCCTCGACAAACAGATCCCGGCGCTCAGGAGCTTCCCGAAAGCGGATCGGCCGAACTCGACCATCATCTTCTGGAGCTTTCGCGTGATGGCTGGGCTGGGCATGTTGATGATCCTTGTCGGTGTGCTCGGTCTGGCGCTGCGCCGTGGCGGCAAGCTCTATCAGCATCGCGGCTTCCAGCGTCTGGTATTGCTGATGGGGCCGAGCGGGTTGATCGCGTTGCTGGCCGGCTGGATCACTACCGAAGTCGGGCGTCAGCCGTGGGTGGTTTACGGCCTGATGCGCACCCATGACGCCGCGTCGCACCACTCGGTGGCGCAGATGAGCACCTCGCTGCTGCTGTTCGTGGTGATCTACTGCTCGGTGTTCACCGTGGGCATCGGCTACATGATGAAACTGGTGCGCAAGGGCCCGCAGCCCCATCACGAACATCCGCCGGAGGGCGATCAGTTGCAGACCCCGCGCCGGCCTATTTCGGCGGCTACTGCCCCGATGAAGGAGCACTGA
- a CDS encoding FdhF/YdeP family oxidoreductase yields the protein MSQVDRYKPYKGAAAGWGAVISLTKSWLSSENALKNIRAMLKTNQNGGFDCPGCAWGEAPGASMLKFCENGAKAVNWEATGRLVDPAFFNKYTVSSLAEQSDYWLEYQGRLTHPMRYDARVDRYVEISWEDAFALIAEHLKGLKSPHEAEFYTSGRASNEAAFLYQLFVRAYGTNNFPDCSNMCHEASAVSMGETLGVGKGTVVYEDLHHADAIFVIGQNPGTNHPRMLEPLREAVKRGAQVVCINPLKERGLERFQNPQNPLEMLSNGWEATNTAYFRPALGGDMAMIRGMVKFLLQWEREAQVSGGEPVFDHAFIAEHTSGLDSYLAEVDATTWEHILEQSGVPLHDIELAARMYGRAKSVIMCWAMGLTQHVHSVPTLQEVINLQLLRGNVGRPGAGLSPVRGHSNVQGDRTMGINELAPKELMDALEKRFNFKVPRMHGHNTVMAIGAMERGEAKVFIGLGGNFAQATPDTPRTHEAMRKLDLTVHISTKLNRSHLVTGRDALILPCLGRTDIDIQAEGPQGVTVEDTFSMVHLSFGQLKPKSAHLKSEPAIIAGIAAATLGKHPIDWEWAVGDYGRIRNLIADVIPGFENFNEKLLIPGGFHLGNDASDRVWNTESGKAQFTPCVLPEHLINEGVRNLPVKPDLILQTMRSHDQYNTTLYGLDDRYRGVYGMRDVIFANEQDIQRLGFEPGQKVDLVALWDDERERRVSGFTLIAYDIPPGQAAAYYPETNPLVPLESYGDRTYTPTSKFVAIRLEAAKVSNLIPSSVA from the coding sequence CCGGTTGGGGCGCTGTGATCAGCCTGACCAAGAGTTGGCTGAGCAGTGAAAACGCCCTGAAAAACATCCGCGCCATGCTCAAGACCAACCAGAACGGCGGCTTCGACTGCCCGGGCTGCGCCTGGGGTGAAGCGCCCGGTGCGAGCATGCTCAAGTTCTGCGAGAACGGCGCCAAAGCGGTGAACTGGGAGGCGACCGGGCGTTTGGTCGACCCGGCGTTCTTCAACAAGTACACGGTGTCGAGCCTGGCCGAACAGAGCGACTACTGGCTGGAATATCAGGGGCGTCTGACCCACCCGATGCGCTACGACGCGCGGGTCGACCGCTACGTGGAAATCAGTTGGGAAGACGCGTTCGCGCTGATCGCCGAACACCTCAAGGGCCTGAAATCGCCGCACGAGGCCGAGTTCTACACCTCGGGCCGGGCCAGCAACGAAGCGGCGTTTCTCTATCAGTTGTTCGTCCGTGCCTACGGCACCAACAATTTCCCGGACTGCTCGAACATGTGCCACGAAGCCAGTGCGGTGAGCATGGGCGAGACGCTGGGCGTGGGCAAGGGCACCGTGGTCTACGAGGATTTGCATCACGCCGACGCGATTTTCGTCATCGGTCAGAACCCGGGCACCAACCACCCGCGCATGCTCGAACCGCTGCGTGAAGCGGTGAAACGTGGCGCGCAAGTGGTCTGCATCAACCCGCTGAAAGAGCGTGGCCTGGAACGTTTCCAGAACCCGCAGAACCCGCTCGAGATGCTCAGCAACGGCTGGGAAGCGACGAACACCGCGTACTTCCGCCCGGCGCTGGGTGGCGACATGGCGATGATCCGCGGCATGGTCAAATTCCTCCTGCAGTGGGAGCGTGAAGCCCAGGTCTCGGGCGGCGAGCCGGTGTTCGATCACGCCTTTATTGCCGAACACACCTCGGGTCTGGACAGCTACCTGGCAGAAGTCGACGCCACGACCTGGGAGCACATCCTCGAGCAGTCCGGCGTGCCGTTGCACGACATCGAACTGGCCGCGCGCATGTATGGCCGCGCCAAAAGCGTGATCATGTGCTGGGCCATGGGCCTGACCCAACATGTGCACTCGGTGCCGACCCTGCAGGAAGTCATCAACCTGCAACTGCTGCGCGGCAACGTTGGCCGTCCGGGTGCAGGTCTGTCGCCGGTGCGTGGTCACAGCAACGTGCAGGGCGACCGCACCATGGGCATCAATGAACTGGCGCCGAAGGAGCTAATGGACGCCCTGGAAAAACGCTTCAACTTCAAAGTGCCGCGCATGCACGGGCACAACACGGTGATGGCGATTGGCGCGATGGAGCGTGGCGAAGCCAAGGTGTTTATCGGTCTGGGCGGCAACTTCGCCCAAGCCACGCCGGACACCCCGCGCACCCACGAAGCAATGCGCAAACTCGACCTGACCGTGCACATCTCGACCAAGCTCAACCGCAGCCATCTGGTCACCGGTCGCGACGCGTTGATCCTGCCGTGCCTCGGCCGTACCGACATCGACATCCAGGCCGAAGGCCCGCAAGGCGTGACGGTGGAGGACACCTTCAGCATGGTGCACTTGTCGTTCGGTCAGTTGAAACCGAAGTCGGCGCACTTGAAATCCGAGCCGGCGATCATTGCCGGAATCGCCGCCGCGACATTGGGCAAACACCCGATCGACTGGGAATGGGCGGTGGGCGACTACGGGCGCATCCGCAACCTGATCGCCGACGTGATTCCGGGCTTCGAGAACTTCAACGAGAAGCTGTTGATCCCGGGTGGTTTCCATCTCGGCAACGATGCCTCGGACCGGGTCTGGAACACCGAGTCCGGCAAAGCCCAGTTCACCCCGTGCGTGCTGCCGGAGCACTTGATCAACGAAGGCGTGCGCAACCTGCCGGTCAAACCGGATCTGATCCTGCAGACCATGCGTTCCCACGATCAGTACAACACCACGCTGTACGGCCTCGACGATCGTTATCGCGGGGTCTACGGCATGCGCGACGTGATCTTCGCCAACGAACAGGACATCCAGCGCCTCGGTTTCGAACCGGGGCAGAAGGTCGATCTGGTGGCGCTGTGGGATGACGAGCGCGAGCGTCGGGTCAGCGGGTTCACCCTGATCGCCTACGACATTCCGCCCGGTCAGGCCGCGGCGTACTACCCGGAAACCAATCCGCTGGTGCCGCTGGAAAGCTACGGCGACCGGACCTACACGCCGACCTCGAAATTCGTCGCGATTCGCCTTGAAGCGGCCAAGGTCAGCAACCTGATCCCGTCATCGGTGGCGTAA
- a CDS encoding cell wall hydrolase gives MGLKWLAGCFALTLMAGVVNATDQTPIKAKAEEKAQVLEEKAADKVSAAPAPKSEAITPTEVQAVDPAGTAPLDDPITCLARSIYWEAKGRDTPEMEAVANVVMNRLGHDGFPGTVCEVVKQGSETKSCQFSWWCDGKADQVKEDAEYTLAKDIAGKALNRQLPDRTNGALYFHDRNVHPGWAKEYKKTAEVGKFLFYKPAGGDAR, from the coding sequence ATGGGATTGAAATGGTTGGCTGGCTGTTTCGCATTAACCCTTATGGCCGGCGTTGTGAACGCCACCGATCAGACCCCGATCAAGGCCAAGGCCGAAGAGAAAGCCCAGGTGCTGGAAGAAAAAGCCGCCGATAAAGTCAGCGCCGCACCGGCACCCAAATCCGAAGCGATCACCCCCACTGAAGTACAAGCCGTGGACCCCGCCGGCACCGCGCCGCTAGACGATCCGATCACCTGCCTGGCGCGCAGTATCTACTGGGAAGCCAAGGGTCGCGACACCCCGGAAATGGAGGCGGTGGCCAATGTGGTGATGAATCGCCTGGGGCACGACGGCTTTCCAGGCACCGTGTGCGAAGTGGTCAAACAAGGTTCGGAAACCAAGAGCTGCCAGTTTTCCTGGTGGTGTGATGGCAAGGCGGATCAGGTCAAGGAAGACGCTGAATACACCCTGGCCAAGGATATCGCCGGCAAGGCGCTCAACCGCCAACTGCCGGATCGCACCAATGGTGCGCTGTACTTTCATGATCGCAACGTGCATCCCGGCTGGGCCAAGGAATACAAAAAGACCGCCGAAGTCGGCAAATTCCTCTTCTATAAACCGGCCGGTGGTGATGCGCGCTAG